AACCATCGACACGGCTGGCTGCGAAGGCCGCGGACCACAGAATCACGGACAGCAAGAAGGCCACCAAGGGCGCCAACGCCCATTGCGCTCGCTTCACCGAGGCAGGGACCCTCCGCTCCCTCACTGACTTGGCCTCCCTTTCAATCAACTTTCCCGCCTCATTCGCGAAAACCAGCGCAACCCGTGGGGGCTTCGTATCCATCCGTTTGTGGTGCACACTCTGAAGGCAGGGGGACAGGCTGAATTTGCTCCAGCGCAACTTGAACCAAGAATGCACTGGCGCTCCTCATTCCCATGCCCTTCCGGGAGGATGACGATGCCCTTGCTTAAGAGCGAGCCAGTGGCTCCAGTACGTGATCTGGATGAGCTTTTTGCCATCGCGCATCTGATGGAGGCAGAGGCAGCGGAGCGGTATGCCGATCTTGGTGCTCGGATGCGGGCGCAGGATAGCTTACGGCTGGCGGAGGTTTTCGAACGGCTGGCCGACGAAGAGCGCCGCCATGGCGAATCGGTGACGGCGCTATCGCTCCGCCACACCGGCAATGCTCCGCGGCATGCATTAATGCGATGGCATCCCCCGGAGACCGTCGACATGGCGGGTATCGACCTGACCGACCCCCGCCTCCTTACGGCCTACCGGGCGCTATCGGTCGCGGTGCGGAACGAGGAGCGAGCCTTCGCCTTCTGGAGCTATGTCGCTGCTCAGGCGACATCCACTGCGGTTCAGCAGGCCGCCGAGCGGATGGCGCATAGCGAACTCGAGCATGTGGCTCTACTACGGCAGGAGCGACGTCGTGCTTTTCACCTCGAGCGTCAGGGGCAGGCGCCAGGCGTTGCTGCTGAGGCGGATGTGCTGGAGCAGCGGTTCGCCGATGCATGTGAGCGTGCCGCAGGCAAGGCGATCGGACAGGTGGCCGCTGAACTTCGCGAGATGGCGCTCGCTGCCAGACGAACCGCAGACGAACTTGCTGGTGCCGGACTGCCTATGCCGGCAGGAGGAGTTCCGATCCCAGCGGAACTCCATACTGCGCTGCTCCCGATGGCTGGGATTCTGGTGGACCGCTACCTGGAAGCAGCAGAAATCGCGACGGATGAACAGACGGTAGCGTACGCCCAAGCCTTCGCGCAGGCAGCGATCATTAGATTAGCGTGGCTTGGCGACAATCTTCCCAACGGGCCTGAAGCAGGCGTTCTCTATCCGCGATAGGATCGCCATCATTGCGGCGCCCCGTTACGACCTGCAGTCACGAGATGTCTTCCCGACACGGATGATGATCACCTCTGGGCTGAGGAACACGTGCGAACGGGTGCGGCAATTGAAGCGTATATCGAGACGCTGGCGGAAGAGTGTGCCCTGAAGAGCATGCAGCGGCCGATCCGCTTCGCGGTGCGAGAGGCCTTAACGGCAGTGACGACGCCGTTCGGTGCGATTGTACAGGGGCGGCGACATTAGTGGGAGTCCATCCGGATGGACTCCCAGGGGCGTTCATCGCGGAGCGACATCGGCCGTTGTAATCTTGCTGAGCAGCGGGCAGTCCCTTGGGTCGCTTCCAGAGACGTGTGAACTGGGAAGGCCCATGTCGGGGATACCTTATCCGCAAGATCGCCGTTCACCGTGGCATGCGTAGGTGCTGTCCAGGTAGCCGACCAGCAGCGGCTCGTGCGGGTGGATCGCGTCGCGGACGGCGATCGCCTCCCGCATCATCTTCTCGTCGATGCCGAGGCGGCCGCTGTGTCGAGAAAACGGCGTCGTAGCCTTCGCGCCGGCGATCACCACCGGGAGCTCGCCGAACACGACGCGCAGTGTGGCCGCGCCGATCTGGCGGCCGATCTGCGCGAGGTGCTCCTGGGCGGCGGGCGGTGGATGTCCACCGATCCATAACTGGCGAAGCGGCGCGCCGGATGTAAGCGGACGGCGCGCGGAAAGCAACTCCGGCGCTCCGTCGAAACTTCCATAGAACCCCGTCAATCGGCCGCTGCCAGTTCTTCTCCGGCACCAGTACGGACGGCACCACGGCGGGGAGAGCCCCGCCCTATCTCTGCATATTCAGCTCGCTGGCTCCTCGTCTACTGGGGCCGGGTCGGGCATGATCGAGATCGGATCGCTGGCGGGAAATGTCTCGGTGAGGGCTTCGTCCAGGCGGGCGTCGGCCTTCTCGTGCTCGGTACGATCGTCGGCTGGCATCTGCATTCGCTCCTTCTGGCTCGACATCATTCTGTACCTCTGGCGAAACGGTCGGGGCGCCGGCTTTCCTGCTCGGAGTGCCGACGCATAATAACTATCTGGAGTGCAGCACCGGGATAGAAAGGCGTCGCGACGATACGCAGTTGCACCCCGGCGACCTCCACCCACCCAAGTGCGCCGCCCTCGCGCACTTTTCGGCTCAGGAGAATGCGGTGATCATCCGATCCTCAGATCAAGTTTCGCGCAGCCCGTTCAAGCGCTTCCTCGTACCGAAGGGCTTTCGCGTCGAGCAGGGATCGGAAGTCGGACGAGGGCGGGCATGGCCGGCGCCGGCCGGTGCACACCGCGTGAAGGCGTTCGAGATCTATCGTTACGATCCCCGGCCGTGCTGCTTCAGGCTTGGCGGTGGCTGGCCGACAGCCGCGATGAAGCCGCTGACGAACGCCTCGACGAATTGCAGGACCCGTTCAGGCTGTACCGCTGTCACACCATCCTGAACTGCACCCGGACCTGCCCCAAGGCCATTGCCGAGATAAAGAAGTTGATCCCATGCGCCATGAGGCGCAGGACAGTGACTACGGTGAAAGGAGCGGCACGATGCTCGTTGAGAGGATGCTTCCCGCCGCGCGCGGGAAGCCGGCAACTGTCGGGATAGACGCACCGCTCATCGATGCGGCGAAGCTTTTGCAGGGCGCCGACGCGAACCTTGTCATTGTCTGCGATGCCGCCGGCGCGATGGCCGGGGTCATCACGAAAACCGATATCGTCGCCCGGATCGGCGACTGTCACGGTGCGAGCTGCGTTACTGCCGCGTCCGCCGTCATGACGCGCGCCGTGACCTTCTGCCACCCGGACAGCTTCGTAAAGGATGTCTGGTCGACCATGAAGGACCGGGGTTTGAAGCACCTCCCCGTCACCGATCGGGATCTACGCCCGATCGGTGTAATCAATGCCCGACAGGTCGTGCAGGCGCTCCTCGAAGAGGTGGAGTACGAGGAGCAACTCCTGCGAGATTACGTGATGTGCATAGGATATCGCTGAACATGGTTGGGCGCCCAAGCTCGTGCCGTCCTCGTGGCTCTCGCCGAAGGTGGCGCGGACCCCCCTGTCCACTGCTGCAGCACGGACCGAGCCTATCAGGGTCGACTGCGTGAGGCTGACGGTGAACGTCCGACATGAACTGTCGGCGATTCCCACCCTAAATCGCGAGAAGTGACGGTCGATCGGGTTCTCATCAGCCTCCGGCAGTTGGCGACCTGCTTGCCCCTATCACCCGGTGGAACTGATGCAAATCCTTGATCAAGATCAAGGAGGGGCTAAGTGAGATGGCAGTCGGCCGCGGCGAGCTAGCCGGGTTGCTGGGCGCACAGGGGGTGGGATTGCGCAGCCGCCAGTGCCGCTGTATCGATACAGAGGGAAGAGTGGATGAAGGATCAGCGGATCTTGTGGGGGGCCCTTCTGGTTGCGGTGGCCTTGTTGATGGGCTGGAACTTAGGTTTGTTCGCCTGAAGCTCCAGGGAGACGAGAGACGCAAGTGCCACATGCGATACCGTGCGCTCACCACAAGCCTGTTCGCCATCGCGACGGCCGCAGCATCAGCCTCTTTGGCCAGCAGTTCTGCATGCGAGATCAAGCCGAGGACGAACTGCGCGGGGGTTGATCTTTCGGGGCGTGATCTCGCCAACGCCAGCCTCTCCGACGCCGATCTGTCGGGCGCTAACCTGGCAGGAGCCAACCTGACCGGAGTGGATTTCTACAGCACCAATCTGTCAGGCGCAGTGCTCGCCGATGCGCAGCTCATAGGCGCAGTCCTCAACAGAACGGATTTGTCGAACGCCAACTTGTCCCGAGCGGATTTGACAGCTGCCGACATACGGGCGGCAGATTTATCCAGCGCCGACCTGTCGAACGCAAAGCTCGGTCGAGCCGAATTAACCTACAGCGACCTCAGCGGCGCCACGTGGATCGACGGGCAAATCTGCGCGCCTGGTTCCATAGGCGCGTGTAAGCCATAGCTCTTGCCGACGGAGGAGGTGAGGCAGCGCGTGCAGCAGTGGCCCACCCATTGCGCCGATCAAGCGCCGATTGGGCTGTCCCTAGACTACATGTCCGCCTGAGTACGGGGCGACCCGTCTCACAGTATGCAGGTAACGAGGGCTGCGCCGGATAGGCCGGTGCCGAGCCTCATGCATCGGGAGACGGGCGCGGGTGCGCCTGCGCCAAACCCTGCGCGCACTCGGTCCGACCATGTCCCGCCCGACATGGCGCGAGGCTCTGCGCGCATCGCTGGGGGCGGGTGCGGGGCTTGCGCTCTGCGGCGCGATCCTGATCACTGTTAGTTCATGGGTCGGCGCGGCCCACGCCTGCTGCTGATTGCGCCGCTCGGGGCGACGGCGTTCCTGGCCACCGCCGACCAGGGTTGGGCAAGCGCGGAGTTAGGCACAGTGCGACGGCGTTGGCCGATCCGCTCACAGGCGAACTTGGCTACGGCTTCGTGCTCGCACCGGTGATGCTTGACACGATGCTGCTGGTTGCCTTGGCTGTGCTCTACAATAGAACAACGGGGCGGCGCTATCCATTCCGCCAGCCGAAATCGTATGGAACCCATGCGACCGCGG
The sequence above is drawn from the Constrictibacter sp. MBR-5 genome and encodes:
- a CDS encoding ferritin family protein, which gives rise to MPLLKSEPVAPVRDLDELFAIAHLMEAEAAERYADLGARMRAQDSLRLAEVFERLADEERRHGESVTALSLRHTGNAPRHALMRWHPPETVDMAGIDLTDPRLLTAYRALSVAVRNEERAFAFWSYVAAQATSTAVQQAAERMAHSELEHVALLRQERRRAFHLERQGQAPGVAAEADVLEQRFADACERAAGKAIGQVAAELREMALAARRTADELAGAGLPMPAGGVPIPAELHTALLPMAGILVDRYLEAAEIATDEQTVAYAQAFAQAAIIRLAWLGDNLPNGPEAGVLYPR
- a CDS encoding CBS domain-containing protein, with the translated sequence MLVERMLPAARGKPATVGIDAPLIDAAKLLQGADANLVIVCDAAGAMAGVITKTDIVARIGDCHGASCVTAASAVMTRAVTFCHPDSFVKDVWSTMKDRGLKHLPVTDRDLRPIGVINARQVVQALLEEVEYEEQLLRDYVMCIGYR
- a CDS encoding pentapeptide repeat-containing protein; the protein is MIKIKEGLSEMAVGRGELAGLLGAQGVGLRSRQCRCIDTEGRVDEGSADLVGGPSGCGGLVDGLELRFVRLKLQGDERRKCHMRYRALTTSLFAIATAAASASLASSSACEIKPRTNCAGVDLSGRDLANASLSDADLSGANLAGANLTGVDFYSTNLSGAVLADAQLIGAVLNRTDLSNANLSRADLTAADIRAADLSSADLSNAKLGRAELTYSDLSGATWIDGQICAPGSIGACKP